The following proteins come from a genomic window of Nostoc sp. ATCC 53789:
- a CDS encoding pentapeptide repeat-containing protein, which produces MHNLFFKHRCTQRLNAKITRKLYLRTSALSFAFLCVLLLLLPLPTSAAQTQPERTPLTLELLQERLRTPTLREGNLTVDLQKMVIDLRPENASFRDAFYQLLRKELGTKPLGLDLSYALILGDFVGSDLGLRTSLYAQAIAPIFTATEKEELARLRFICLESLANSKDCRSLLGTEPTPSSEIAVFRGVLKLVQTRFNGEMKFSHTFFLQSVDAQGATFLQSTNWAETRFGRPVSFSGTKFKQPSNFQGSIFFEKANFKQTQFQEFADFQGSIFEKIANFNQASFKQLAKFSSVKWQENADFSDVRFANQAQFTKANFNQFLFLTDATFEQALIFREVEFNQSVNLQGASILNQADFSDARFSPEACLSVPGLTFNSNQAKILGNPGQIGKMFCIPTLQGNQNILRNLGQNFRQQQQVADANELEYTKQQLRLVEMSRRLTATNINSASVASLIKLGFSPTQAAAIAQRRLIKSFRNSTELLTLADIDLEKYTQLSDRLIVGESLSIGGWLLQAWSWLGLSVLLLLSGYGTNFWLVFGVGGVAIAYFGLLFWLVDRYRRLHPVPIIPTSYETIAILISFSVLEFLSLLAIFRNAQQPWLTLGCLFIIIVPVPLALLIRLYQQGRYHDLMNVSYFTEDGTFRQLRLLIGRLPVIPRNQTFRERYMPLLSDRRWNWLNYYDFSLNNLVKLGFNDIRLRDEHLPGIISALAWYEWSLGVIYITLVLWTLSRTIPGLNLLIYLK; this is translated from the coding sequence TTGCATAATTTATTTTTTAAACATAGATGCACCCAGAGGTTAAACGCAAAGATAACCAGAAAGCTCTATCTGCGTACCTCTGCGCTTTCCTTTGCGTTCCTTTGCGTTTTACTTCTCCTCCTCCCCCTACCTACTTCAGCAGCACAAACGCAACCAGAACGCACACCCTTAACTCTAGAATTATTACAAGAACGTCTCCGCACACCCACACTCCGCGAAGGCAATTTGACCGTAGATTTGCAGAAGATGGTGATTGATTTGCGCCCCGAAAACGCTAGCTTTCGTGATGCTTTTTACCAACTATTGCGAAAAGAGCTAGGTACAAAACCTCTGGGTTTAGACCTCAGCTATGCCCTGATTTTAGGAGATTTTGTGGGTAGCGATTTGGGTTTAAGAACCTCCTTGTACGCCCAAGCTATTGCTCCGATTTTCACAGCTACTGAAAAAGAAGAACTAGCACGTTTGCGCTTTATTTGTCTAGAATCGCTAGCGAACTCCAAAGATTGTCGATCGCTTTTGGGAACAGAGCCAACCCCATCCAGTGAAATTGCCGTCTTTCGTGGTGTCTTGAAACTCGTGCAAACTCGCTTCAATGGCGAAATGAAGTTCTCTCATACATTCTTTCTTCAGTCTGTGGATGCCCAAGGTGCAACTTTTCTCCAATCCACGAATTGGGCTGAAACCCGGTTTGGTCGTCCCGTCAGCTTTAGTGGTACTAAATTTAAGCAACCAAGCAATTTTCAGGGCAGTATTTTTTTTGAAAAAGCTAATTTTAAACAAACTCAATTTCAAGAATTCGCTGATTTTCAGGGGAGTATATTTGAAAAGATTGCTAACTTCAACCAGGCAAGTTTTAAGCAATTGGCTAAATTCAGTAGTGTGAAATGGCAAGAAAATGCTGATTTTTCTGATGTCCGCTTTGCCAATCAAGCCCAGTTTACTAAAGCAAATTTTAATCAGTTTCTCTTTTTAACAGATGCGACTTTTGAGCAAGCTCTCATATTTCGAGAAGTGGAGTTTAATCAATCAGTTAATTTACAAGGTGCAAGTATTCTCAATCAAGCAGATTTTAGCGATGCCAGGTTTTCTCCAGAAGCTTGTCTAAGCGTACCTGGTTTAACTTTTAACTCTAACCAAGCAAAAATTTTAGGTAATCCTGGTCAAATTGGGAAGATGTTCTGCATTCCTACATTGCAAGGTAATCAAAATATCTTGCGGAATTTGGGGCAAAATTTCCGTCAGCAACAACAAGTTGCTGATGCTAATGAACTGGAATACACAAAACAACAGCTGCGATTAGTAGAAATGAGCCGCCGTTTGACAGCTACAAATATTAATAGTGCAAGTGTTGCCAGTTTGATTAAACTGGGTTTTTCTCCAACTCAAGCCGCAGCGATCGCCCAGCGTCGTCTGATAAAATCCTTTCGAAATAGTACTGAGTTATTGACTTTAGCAGACATCGATTTAGAAAAATACACACAACTAAGCGATCGCTTAATTGTTGGCGAATCCCTTTCTATTGGTGGGTGGTTACTGCAAGCTTGGAGTTGGTTGGGATTGAGTGTACTGCTGTTGTTGAGTGGCTATGGGACAAATTTTTGGTTAGTGTTTGGCGTGGGAGGAGTTGCGATCGCCTATTTTGGCTTATTATTTTGGCTAGTGGATCGCTATCGTCGCCTGCATCCTGTACCAATTATTCCCACATCTTACGAAACCATTGCGATATTAATCAGTTTTAGCGTTTTAGAATTCTTGAGCTTACTAGCCATCTTTCGCAATGCTCAACAACCTTGGCTGACATTGGGGTGTCTTTTCATAATTATTGTCCCCGTACCGCTAGCATTATTGATCCGACTTTACCAACAAGGTCGTTATCACGATTTAATGAACGTTTCTTACTTCACCGAGGATGGCACATTTCGCCAGTTACGATTGTTGATTGGGCGTTTACCAGTGATACCAAGGAATCAGACATTTCGTGAACGATATATGCCTCTACTGAGCGATCGCCGTTGGAACTGGCTCAACTACTATGATTTTAGTCTCAACAACTTAGTGAAATTAGGATTTAACGACATTCGCCTGCGAGACGAACACTTACCAGGCATCATCTCTGCGCTTGCTTGGTATGAATGGAGTTTAGGTGTAATTTACATTACTCTTGTTTTGTGGACTCTTTCTCGTACAATTCCGGGATTGAATTTGCTAATTTATCTGAAGTAG
- a CDS encoding zinc-dependent alcohol dehydrogenase family protein has translation MKAVLMTAAGSPEVLQVQEVPNPAAPVGNTELLVRLVAAGINPIDTKLRSRGTFYPDRTPTILGCDGTGVVEAVGAGVQRFRPGDEVYFCYGGLGAHQGNYAEYTVVDERFVARKPASISFAEAAAAPLVLITAWEALYERGRLSPGERVFIHAGAGGVGHVAIQLAKLKGATVSTTVGSEEKANFVKELGADHVIFYKQTDFVQAVLDWTGGEGVDLAFDTVGGETFHKTFPAVRVYGDIVTILEPDANTVWKTARLRNLRIGLELMLTPALLGLEDSLQHHAEILEQCATWIDEGKLKIHVTHKFPLKEAAKAHQLIESGSVTGKIVLLISDE, from the coding sequence GTGAAAGCAGTCTTGATGACAGCAGCTGGCAGTCCTGAAGTTCTGCAAGTACAGGAAGTGCCAAACCCTGCGGCTCCCGTAGGGAATACTGAACTTTTAGTGCGTTTGGTGGCAGCTGGCATTAACCCCATTGACACTAAACTTCGTAGCCGAGGCACTTTCTACCCCGATCGCACGCCGACAATTTTAGGATGTGATGGTACTGGTGTAGTTGAGGCTGTGGGTGCTGGGGTTCAGCGTTTTCGCCCAGGCGATGAAGTATATTTTTGCTACGGCGGCTTGGGCGCACACCAAGGCAATTATGCTGAATATACCGTTGTGGATGAGCGGTTTGTGGCACGTAAACCTGCCTCTATCTCCTTTGCCGAAGCAGCTGCAGCGCCTTTAGTATTAATCACTGCCTGGGAAGCTTTATACGAACGGGGACGATTGTCACCTGGGGAACGGGTTTTCATTCATGCGGGTGCTGGCGGTGTCGGTCATGTAGCAATTCAATTGGCGAAACTCAAAGGTGCTACTGTTTCTACCACAGTGGGTTCTGAGGAAAAGGCTAATTTCGTCAAAGAACTTGGTGCAGACCATGTAATTTTTTACAAACAAACCGACTTTGTGCAAGCGGTATTAGATTGGACTGGCGGCGAAGGCGTAGACTTGGCTTTTGATACCGTAGGCGGCGAAACCTTTCACAAAACCTTTCCCGCAGTGCGAGTATATGGTGATATTGTGACGATTCTCGAACCAGATGCCAATACTGTTTGGAAAACTGCGAGATTACGCAATCTCCGCATTGGTTTAGAATTAATGCTGACACCAGCGTTGCTAGGATTGGAAGACAGCCTCCAGCACCATGCAGAAATTCTCGAACAATGTGCCACCTGGATCGATGAAGGCAAGTTAAAAATTCATGTTACTCACAAGTTTCCTTTAAAAGAAGCAGCTAAGGCACACCAACTAATTGAAAGCGGTTCTGTGACGGGTAAAATTGTTCTACTAATTAGCGACGAATGA
- a CDS encoding chloride channel protein translates to MLARGKILWLRLSRQLVQPRRLAFVEACLIGLVSGLAAVILGQAVDWAGALRVRVSYHWPAYLVLPAIGLIGGLLAGWLVERFAPEASGSGMSEVKAVLARVPMPLNLRIALVKLISATLVLGSGMPLGREGPTVQIGAALANQLSNWAPTSPEHRRQLIAAGAGAGLAAAFNAPIAGVLFVVEELLQDVSGITLGTAILASFIASVISRLYGSHNLDLNHLNLGLPDTTFFAQEIPFYLILGVLAGLIGILFNKGILESLAINRRLLHVSLPWRIGIAGLVSGLAIAFLPAAFRDHAGLREILLAGSANWSFAAIALLVQFTLIIFTYGSGAPGGLLVPTLALGAALGYLVGAVEHSLLGMSAATVYAHVGMAAFFSAVSKVPITAVVIVFEMTTDFNLVLPLMIASVVAYLVAEKIDHRSLYDLLLEWKGIHITKEPSTEGLLAQLSAVDVMQRRVETLSSQMSTDEAVQAFSHSHHRNFPVLENGKVVGIVTQKDLVNIASQQLGKDTTISEIMTPEPVTVNPTATLAHVLHILNRYHLSCLPVTENRKLIGIITRSDIIRVEAEQLSGNSEQIERKSAPSYVVYQTRAPATGKGRLLVPLSHPQTAETLLEMAVAIAKDRNYEIECLQVIIVPSSRIPSETPVQISKSLQLLQRAILLGENSRIPVHTQIRVAHNVAGAILETVKERHIDLVLMGWKGSTSTPGRVFSRVVDTIIRQAGCDVILAKLDDKRSFDRWLLPMAGGPNSSQAIKLLPALASLSTSPEIKLCQVFQPTNSIPDTTLLDKSVRFLQRRVSGKVMATPVRANSVSDAVLNCAKLDNSDVIVLGASRESLLQQAIQGNIAENISRKSNCTVIMVKT, encoded by the coding sequence ATGTTAGCCAGAGGTAAAATTCTCTGGTTGAGGCTTTCCCGTCAGTTGGTTCAACCGAGGCGCTTGGCTTTCGTGGAAGCTTGCCTGATTGGTTTAGTTTCTGGGTTAGCGGCTGTTATTTTAGGACAGGCAGTGGATTGGGCTGGTGCATTGCGAGTACGTGTTTCTTACCATTGGCCTGCCTACTTAGTACTACCAGCTATTGGACTAATAGGGGGACTGTTAGCTGGTTGGCTAGTAGAGCGCTTCGCACCGGAAGCATCAGGTAGTGGGATGTCTGAAGTCAAAGCGGTATTGGCTCGCGTACCGATGCCGTTAAATCTGCGGATTGCTTTGGTCAAGTTGATCAGTGCGACATTAGTGTTGGGTTCGGGAATGCCTTTGGGACGGGAAGGGCCAACTGTCCAAATTGGGGCAGCCTTGGCAAATCAACTGAGTAATTGGGCACCGACTTCACCAGAGCATCGTCGCCAACTAATCGCCGCCGGAGCCGGAGCTGGATTAGCTGCGGCTTTTAATGCACCGATCGCAGGTGTACTATTTGTAGTGGAAGAATTACTCCAAGATGTGTCAGGTATCACTCTTGGTACTGCGATTTTGGCTTCTTTCATTGCCTCAGTCATCTCTCGGCTCTATGGTAGTCACAACCTGGATCTGAATCATCTAAATTTAGGTCTTCCCGATACAACTTTCTTCGCTCAGGAAATCCCTTTCTACTTAATTTTGGGGGTGCTGGCGGGACTTATAGGCATTCTATTTAATAAAGGTATTCTTGAGAGTCTAGCAATTAACCGCCGCCTGCTACATGTGAGTTTACCTTGGCGAATTGGAATTGCTGGGTTAGTGAGTGGTTTGGCGATCGCCTTTTTACCTGCTGCCTTTCGCGATCATGCTGGGCTGAGAGAAATTTTGCTTGCGGGTAGTGCTAATTGGTCATTTGCCGCGATCGCTCTTTTAGTTCAGTTTACCCTAATTATTTTTACCTACGGCTCTGGAGCGCCAGGGGGTTTACTAGTTCCCACCTTAGCCTTGGGGGCTGCCCTTGGTTACTTAGTGGGTGCTGTCGAACATAGTTTACTGGGAATGAGTGCCGCAACAGTCTATGCTCATGTCGGCATGGCTGCCTTTTTTAGCGCTGTCTCTAAAGTACCAATTACAGCAGTCGTCATTGTATTTGAGATGACAACTGATTTCAATCTAGTGCTACCGCTAATGATTGCGTCTGTGGTTGCCTATTTAGTAGCAGAAAAAATTGACCATCGATCGCTCTACGATCTTCTACTAGAGTGGAAAGGGATTCACATCACCAAGGAGCCTAGCACAGAGGGACTTCTAGCGCAACTGAGTGCCGTAGATGTGATGCAACGGCGTGTGGAAACTCTCTCTAGCCAAATGAGTACTGATGAAGCAGTACAGGCATTTTCCCACTCTCACCATCGCAACTTTCCAGTTTTAGAGAATGGTAAAGTTGTTGGCATTGTCACTCAAAAAGATTTAGTTAATATTGCTTCGCAACAGTTAGGCAAAGATACAACTATTAGCGAGATTATGACACCAGAGCCAGTGACAGTAAACCCCACAGCTACACTGGCTCATGTACTGCATATACTCAATCGTTATCACCTCAGCTGCTTACCTGTTACAGAAAATCGTAAGCTCATAGGAATTATTACTCGTAGTGATATTATCCGTGTAGAAGCAGAGCAACTCAGTGGTAATAGCGAACAAATAGAACGTAAATCAGCACCTTCTTATGTGGTTTACCAAACTCGCGCTCCGGCTACAGGCAAAGGCAGGTTGTTAGTACCGCTTTCACACCCACAGACAGCCGAAACTTTACTAGAAATGGCAGTTGCGATCGCCAAAGATCGCAATTACGAAATAGAATGCCTACAAGTGATTATCGTTCCGTCTAGCCGTATCCCATCGGAAACACCAGTACAAATCAGCAAAAGTCTTCAACTTTTGCAACGGGCAATACTTTTAGGAGAGAATTCGCGGATTCCCGTTCATACCCAGATCAGAGTTGCTCATAATGTTGCTGGGGCAATTTTGGAGACTGTCAAAGAACGACACATTGACTTGGTGCTGATGGGATGGAAAGGCAGTACATCAACTCCAGGTAGAGTTTTTAGCCGAGTGGTGGATACCATAATTCGACAGGCAGGTTGTGATGTTATCTTGGCTAAATTAGATGATAAAAGATCCTTTGACCGTTGGTTGTTGCCAATGGCAGGCGGCCCTAACTCCAGCCAAGCAATTAAGTTATTACCAGCTCTTGCTTCTTTAAGTACATCACCCGAAATCAAGCTATGTCAGGTTTTCCAGCCGACTAACTCCATTCCTGACACAACATTATTAGATAAATCTGTTCGCTTTCTGCAACGCCGAGTTAGTGGTAAAGTGATGGCTACTCCAGTTCGTGCCAATTCTGTTTCTGATGCTGTTCTTAATTGTGCAAAACTTGACAACAGTGATGTGATTGTCCTGGGAGCTAGCCGTGAAAGTCTACTGCAACAAGCGATTCAAGGAAATATTGCCGAGAATATTTCTCGCAAGAGTAATTGTACGGTTATCATGGTAAAAACTTAA
- a CDS encoding HAMP domain-containing sensor histidine kinase, with amino-acid sequence MRGWIPGIKLNTIYAKLLGTYLMLTAFGTSLMAGYILWSFHDYFMRSRQVDLDNWTSALSESVADALEEKDIKQVNLLVQRYGAPQTVTLRVFSQQGSLLATSDPKLDSQVKDWFQVPGIREALQNRVKQGIAKGVLSNSDRLYITRPIERNGQLLGVIRMSMTLEQLQRQFARVIWSILGTLAITILLCALISSRFARSLSKPIEIMQNFAIRLGGGHFGDKLTIHENNELDQLAAELNRMSERLASLDKERRVFLANVSHELRTPISNVQVTVDALKAGASEEPELRDRFFQTIESEIKRLSRLIHDLLDLGRLEAGVAELEKQAISLHGLINRAVNALEPRMRTLGISTQVNVGNLIIQADPERLLQAILNLLDNAIKHSPANSQVFISAYSQGKQAIIQIQDQGKGIKDGDIPRIFEQFYTTDPARKGSGNGLGLAISKRIIEAHQGSIIASSTPNQGATFTIYLPIIRNS; translated from the coding sequence ATGAGAGGCTGGATACCTGGGATTAAATTAAATACAATTTATGCTAAGTTGTTAGGCACATACCTGATGCTAACAGCTTTTGGAACGTCGTTGATGGCAGGTTATATCCTGTGGTCGTTCCATGATTACTTCATGCGATCGCGACAAGTAGATTTGGATAACTGGACGAGTGCGTTAAGCGAAAGTGTAGCAGATGCACTAGAAGAAAAAGATATTAAACAGGTAAATTTACTGGTGCAACGGTATGGTGCACCACAAACTGTAACGCTACGTGTTTTTAGTCAACAAGGCAGTCTATTAGCCACTTCTGACCCCAAGTTAGATAGTCAAGTTAAAGATTGGTTTCAGGTTCCGGGAATACGGGAAGCTCTACAAAACCGTGTAAAACAAGGAATTGCCAAAGGCGTTTTATCAAACAGCGATCGCCTCTACATTACCAGACCTATTGAGCGTAACGGTCAATTGTTGGGCGTAATCCGAATGTCTATGACTTTGGAGCAGCTTCAGCGACAGTTTGCAAGGGTAATTTGGAGTATTTTAGGAACGCTAGCAATAACAATTCTACTATGTGCATTAATTAGCAGTCGGTTTGCTCGCAGTCTCTCAAAACCAATTGAGATTATGCAGAATTTTGCTATTCGCTTGGGTGGCGGTCATTTTGGCGATAAGTTGACTATCCATGAAAACAATGAGTTAGATCAATTAGCAGCAGAACTCAACCGGATGAGTGAGCGGTTAGCTTCCTTAGACAAAGAGCGACGGGTGTTTTTAGCCAATGTCTCCCATGAACTGCGTACCCCTATAAGTAACGTTCAGGTGACAGTAGACGCACTCAAAGCAGGAGCATCTGAAGAACCAGAATTACGCGATCGCTTTTTCCAAACTATCGAAAGCGAAATCAAGCGTTTATCACGATTGATTCATGACTTGCTGGATTTAGGACGTTTGGAAGCAGGAGTTGCTGAACTAGAAAAGCAAGCCATCTCGCTGCATGGATTGATTAATCGTGCTGTTAATGCATTAGAACCGCGAATGCGAACTCTGGGAATTTCTACACAGGTGAACGTGGGAAACCTAATTATCCAGGCCGATCCAGAGCGGCTATTACAAGCAATTCTCAATTTGTTGGATAATGCGATTAAGCATTCACCAGCCAATTCTCAAGTATTTATTTCTGCATACAGCCAAGGAAAACAAGCTATTATTCAAATTCAAGACCAGGGAAAAGGCATAAAAGACGGTGATATACCCCGAATCTTTGAGCAATTTTATACAACAGACCCCGCACGCAAAGGTAGTGGTAATGGTCTGGGGTTAGCAATTTCCAAGCGGATTATTGAAGCCCATCAAGGCAGTATTATCGCCAGCAGCACCCCAAATCAAGGGGCAACTTTTACTATATACTTGCCGATAATTCGTAATTCGTAA
- a CDS encoding response regulator has translation MPHVLLVDDEAALCDSLTYTLQKEGYTVTTAADGHSAIKQFHKQVPDIILLDLMLPVVDGMEVCWRIRAFSNVPIVMLTAKDEDIDKIWGLEAGADDYITKPFNTRELLARIKAVLRRRSGEQPS, from the coding sequence ATGCCACACGTATTACTTGTAGATGATGAAGCGGCTCTTTGCGACAGTCTCACCTATACACTACAAAAAGAAGGTTACACGGTGACTACAGCCGCCGATGGACATAGTGCAATCAAACAGTTTCACAAGCAAGTACCAGATATAATTTTGCTTGACTTAATGTTACCAGTAGTTGACGGTATGGAAGTTTGCTGGCGGATTCGGGCATTTTCCAATGTACCTATTGTGATGCTCACAGCTAAAGATGAGGATATTGATAAAATTTGGGGGTTAGAAGCAGGTGCAGATGATTATATTACTAAGCCGTTTAACACCCGCGAACTACTAGCACGTATCAAAGCAGTATTGCGTCGTCGTTCTGGGGAGCAGCCTTCATGA
- a CDS encoding ATP-binding protein, which produces MKWSLERKWITSGFGLSLLLMGAASMISYQNATQLITSSNQVKDTHEVMKNVIDIFATLTDAEAGRRGYILYREQSELKRYYQAMQSLDAKVKKLQQQLADDSYQQQQITKLKFLIAQRVQLSKQSINLKEVGKSSFAIQAPLLTQSNQNRNQIRETLTQMQAREEQLLQISVRHSQENIRNRMLIEFLGTFLSFAILLGVYALLYQQLVKRQEAEAIQQTLAQEKELSELKLRFFSMVSHEFRTPLSIILGSAQLLAQSNQQWTEEKKLKNLYRIQSSARSMNQLLTDILTLTRAEAGKLEFHPELIDLEAFCINLIEDLQFSNQQQHTIKFISQGNCTHAKLDENILYSVLSNLLSNAIKYSPPEGSIFLILSCESSAIFFQVKDNGIGIPGDFQEHLFEPFHRANNVGKVVGSGLGLAVVKKCLEIHHGEIYVDSEIGCGTSFTIKFFQQETIIVKSKLSSHD; this is translated from the coding sequence ATGAAATGGTCGCTGGAAAGAAAATGGATAACCTCTGGCTTTGGCTTGAGCTTATTATTAATGGGTGCAGCTAGTATGATTTCTTACCAGAACGCTACTCAGTTAATTACAAGTAGCAATCAAGTGAAGGATACACATGAGGTAATGAAAAATGTTATTGACATCTTTGCTACACTAACCGATGCAGAAGCAGGACGCAGAGGTTATATTCTTTATAGAGAGCAATCAGAACTCAAACGTTACTATCAGGCAATGCAAAGCCTGGATGCCAAAGTTAAAAAATTGCAGCAACAACTTGCTGATGACTCTTATCAACAACAGCAAATAACGAAGCTAAAATTCCTCATTGCTCAAAGAGTTCAATTATCTAAACAGTCGATTAACCTCAAAGAAGTAGGTAAATCAAGCTTTGCTATTCAAGCACCTCTACTTACTCAAAGTAACCAAAACCGTAATCAAATCCGCGAAACGCTTACCCAAATGCAAGCTAGGGAGGAACAGTTACTACAAATCTCGGTCAGACATTCCCAAGAGAATATCCGCAACCGGATGTTAATTGAATTCCTCGGTACTTTCTTGAGTTTTGCCATTTTATTAGGCGTTTATGCCTTGCTTTATCAACAATTAGTAAAGCGCCAAGAAGCAGAAGCTATTCAACAGACTTTAGCTCAAGAAAAAGAACTTAGCGAATTGAAGTTACGCTTTTTTTCAATGGTATCCCATGAATTTCGTACACCATTGAGTATTATATTAGGGTCGGCTCAACTATTGGCTCAAAGTAATCAGCAGTGGACGGAAGAGAAGAAACTTAAAAATCTGTATCGCATTCAATCTTCAGCTAGGTCAATGAACCAGTTACTAACCGATATTTTAACTTTGACTAGGGCAGAAGCTGGGAAATTAGAATTTCATCCAGAACTGATAGATTTGGAAGCATTTTGCATTAATTTGATCGAAGACCTCCAATTTTCTAATCAACAACAGCATACTATTAAATTTATCAGCCAAGGGAACTGTACTCATGCCAAATTAGACGAAAATATACTTTATTCGGTTCTGAGTAACTTACTCTCAAATGCAATTAAATATTCACCTCCAGAGGGAAGTATTTTTTTAATTCTTAGTTGTGAATCCTCCGCAATATTTTTTCAAGTTAAAGATAATGGGATAGGGATTCCTGGCGATTTTCAAGAGCATTTATTTGAGCCTTTTCATCGTGCTAATAATGTAGGTAAGGTTGTTGGCAGTGGACTAGGACTTGCTGTGGTTAAAAAATGTTTAGAAATACATCATGGAGAAATTTATGTAGATAGCGAGATAGGATGTGGAACAAGTTTTACGATAAAATTTTTCCAACAAGAAACAATAATAGTCAAGAGTAAATTAAGCAGTCATGATTAA